TGTTAATTGCTTCAAGGACCTCCAAGAATTGGAATTAAGGATTTGTGGATCAATCGTTAATGATATTTTGTCGAGTTTAGTGGAGCATTGTACGTCTCTGAACTCTCTGTTAATCAAGGACTTCGTCGAAGGTAGCGGAGAGGGTTTGCTTCAATTCATTACTCGGAGCCATTGTATTCTGCGGAAACTCGATTTATGTTTACCTTTCGACCTCAAAAACAATCACTTATTGGCGGTGGCTGAGAAGTTCAGCGCTTTGTCGAGTCTTCGGTTACGTAGTTGTTTTCTTGTTACTGGTGATGGGCTTAAGACGATGGCGTTAGCCTTGAGTAATAAACTTGAAGAATTGGCTTTGGTACATTGCAAAGTGGAACCCGGTTTGTTGACAACTTTAGGACAGAGTTTTAGAAATTTGAGGAGGTTGGACTTGTCTCATAATGAAATGTTGGTGGATAAAGAGTTTATATCGATGCTTGTgttgtttaattgtttgagGGAATTGATCGTGAGGGGATGTGAAGGATTGACAAATGCATCCTTGGTTTCGATGTTTAAGAGCTGTAAGCAGTTGGAGATTGTAGATATAATGAATTGTCCTGGAATTGGGGTAGAGGCCGTtgaattatttgttttgaattgtcTGCAATTGAGGATGTTATTTATTGAAGAGAGCAAGATTTCAGATGTTTCCAGGTCCTGGTCTTTGAAGAAGTGCATTGTCGTTCTTGCTGCTTAACCTAATATTGCGGCAGTTTTTTATATTCCCCTGGTCATAATATTGTGGTTCACTTCAATTTCTACTTGTTTTAAGACTTTGTTATAACTTAGAATGTGGTATGTATCTATGTTGGAGCAGCAAATTAGCattttgtcttcatttttttttaatcttttttacTAAGGATTATAGCTTTGGACAAGCTTAGTCCTTTAGTCATGAGAGGATGTGATGCTTTCCATTATGTTGTAGTTCTAACTAAGTCCATTTGACTGGGTGTTTTATGCAACTATGGAATTGTTTTGCAGACAGTGAAAGTGATCTTAGCCTTCTTTGCTCAGCTTATATGGGAGCTTACATCTTTATTTCTCATTGCATGAACTAATTGGTTGTTCTTTTCTTGGATATGATTAGTGTTGTACCTCTGCTGCTTTGCCAACATGATGTCACAATTGTTATATTGGCCAGTTCGCCTTGATTTCATTTTCTCCCTGACTACTTGAGTTAAGATTAACTATAGAATTCTTGTCTTGGAATAAGTAGTTATCATTTTCTTGATGCTGTAAATTAGCAAATGAATGTTGATCTTTATCTTTTCGAATAAGGATTATGCCGTTTGACTAACTGCTTTGTGTGATGACAGGAAGTTTATTATTACCATCATTTGCTATTGTTTCACAATTTCTTGTTGTGGGGTATTCTGATTTTGTTCGCAAATCAAGCTCTAAGGCAAACATGGTAAGAGAGTTTTACTAGGAAGTTTTAGATATTTGCTTTCGCAAAAGAGACGGAAAATAGCACTGTTATTCTATTTGATGGTGCGGAAATAGTTGTAGCAGGTGTTTAGAGATTGACTTTGTTGTTGATTGTGAGAAGGAGGCTTATAATAACAATCAAATCTACCTAGTTATCCTAGAATTAAACCCGGGCCCCTTATGCATGGCTAAGGCTACCCCGGCACCATGTACTCTTTGAGATAGCATGTGGTCTTCTATGCCTTTTGCAAAGCACCTTTTTCACACAGGCATAGAGCAGATGTTCCCTTCTGATCTTGAATTGGACAGTTTCTGCCGCGACGGCCTACAAGCGACTTGTGATTTTCTGCCATATTCTTCCGGAGAAACATGCACCTCAGTGTATTTTTGTAGCTGCATTGACAATCTATTTGATTGGAAGTTCTAACATGTTAGTGGAAAGTTACTTAGCCCCCACctccaacaaagaaaaaagaatgctAGTGAACAATTTATTTGGAGCACTTTGAAAGGTGTTGGTCTGAAGGCAAAGAGCGGGTCTGATGCATAGCCCCACACCCCAACTACATTTGCAGGTAGTTAAAGACGCTTAGAAGGGGCGAAGCTTAACTCATTTTTGTCAAAACTACATTTGGGGAACAGTGACTGTTTCTCACGATGGTCTTGTGTGACCTTCAAAGAATGCTAGCGAACAATTTTTTTGGAGCACTTTGAAAGGTGTTGGTCTGGAGGCAAAGAGCGGGTCTGATTCGTAGCCCCACGCCCCAACTACCTTTGCAGGTATTTATAGACGCTTAGAAGGGGAGAAGCTTAACTCATTCTCGTGACAACTACATTTGGGGAACAGGGGTGTTTCTCCCGATGGTATTGTGTGAACTTCATGTTGCCATGGTTCATCGTCTTGTTCGATGAATGAAATGAATAGAACACGACTGAACCATAGATGAATGTGGAAACATATGATGTACACCTTAAGGCTTTGGGTTTTTATTAGCTACCCAACCTGGGCAAATTGAAGGTGAGCGAAAGGAAACTAGATGTCTGCATAATTTGAAGAACCATCGTAAATTGAGGGGCAGTTTGTTTTCTATATGAGCATTAGATTGAGTTATATAGTTAAGAAGACTACTATATTTGGTAGTTGGTTAAAATGTTTAAAGGTCGGATTAACTGTCCTTTCGTTATATATCTCAAAAAGTGCGAGTTTTAGTCTAAAAAATACGGACACAGCTAAAGACATGGACATGGATACGGGACACaacaattctcataaaatagGGACACTGACATGGCATGGGACACAttaatttttatatataatttgttttgGTTATGCGAACGTATATTAATATAGCTCTAAATTTTAGGGCAAGTCTCTTATCGAATGCAAACCGATGGTGTATGTCAATACACGCATACGTTTTATAATATACTTTTGCCGTAGTTATAAATATTTCACCTTAAAAAGCttttaaattatgaaaaaatcaCCTTGCTGTGTCCCTGACCTGTCCaccataaaaatataaataattaaatgaaCATGGAAGTGGTGTGGCGTGTAATGTATTTGTTCCCATGTCCCCAGTGTATCGCATGTCCCTAAAGTGTCCGACATGGATTTGGTGACCtctcggtgcttcataggttttAGTGTATCATGGAACATGTGGTGTTATTAATCTCATTAGTCATTACTATTAAGCCCATGACATTACATATATAGGGATATATACCTTCACTATTAGTCACTTCAAACCAATAAACCCTAAAAGTTTAGGACATCCAATTAAGTAGTGAGTTTTTC
This DNA window, taken from Rhododendron vialii isolate Sample 1 chromosome 8a, ASM3025357v1, encodes the following:
- the LOC131298834 gene encoding uncharacterized protein LOC131298834 — translated: MDGILCDELLEEVLCRFPFGSSSAAVSLVSKRWLRLHRSSKIFIFLRLSPDNCKPPSLSSFLSDFPRLSVLFITIGGGEGDVSSFPDQILLSVASSCPKLRALTLKSEPVSLFPLLSLSTSCPHLTSLNIALTRPFSFHWLVFLHSLKKLTVVFNPVPGEFEQVDASKGNFNAELKLETLVLDGIRRGDYGFDSLWKSCKNLKRLELYRCEGIGDDSSVSSFVNCFKDLQELELRICGSIVNDILSSLVEHCTSLNSLLIKDFVEGSGEGLLQFITRSHCILRKLDLCLPFDLKNNHLLAVAEKFSALSSLRLRSCFLVTGDGLKTMALALSNKLEELALVHCKVEPGLLTTLGQSFRNLRRLDLSHNEMLVDKEFISMLVLFNCLRELIVRGCEGLTNASLVSMFKSCKQLEIVDIMNCPGIGVEAVELFVLNCLQLRMLFIEESKISDVSRSWSLKKCIVVLAA